GGCACTTTGCCGTAAACTCGGCGGGTAAAGCACAAAGGGACAAGGTCAGACGTGATTTTTGCAGCGGCGGTTGAGTGAGATACCCCTCTCCGTTAAGAGAGGGATAAATAGCAAATGAAATGTTAAGCCGGTTTCTTATTGATGGTTTCTTTCAACTGACCGATAAGCTCACGGCGGAAATCGCCAAGCTTTGGTTTGTCGTTATCGATCCACGGCAGCGGGCGGCAGACTTCCATTGCTTTAATGCCCAGGCGCGCGGTCAGCAGACCAGCCCCGATCCCCTGCGCCGCACGGGCGGAAAGACGCGCGGCCAAATCCTGCGACATCCAGTCCATACCGACTTCGCGCACCAGTTCGCTGGCTCCAGCGAAGGCGATATTCAGCATCACCAGACGGAACAGGCGCAAGCGGCTGTAATAACCCAGCTCAATGCCGTACAGCATGGCGATGCGGTTGATCAGGCGCAGGTTGCGCCAGGCGATAAACGCCATATCCACCAGCGCCAGCGGACTGACGGCAATCATCAGCGTGGATTCTGCCGCCGAACGGCTGATTTCGCGCCGCGCCTGAGCATCGAGCACCGGCTGCACGAGATGGGCATACAACGTGACCACTTCCCGGTCGTTCTGCGTTTCGTGAATGGCAGCGTACCAGCGCTGGAGCGCCGGGTGCGATTTGTCGATCCCGGCCTGTGCCGCCAGCTGTTCGCAGAACGCCCGACCTTTTCCGGTGCCGTGGCTGTGCAGCAGGTCGCGCGCTTCATCACGCTCTTCCGCCCGCTGACGCAAACGCCATAAGCGTCGCCACTCAGTCGCCACGGACCCAACGCCCGCGCCGATAATCAGCGCCCCGGCCGCGTAGCCACCCAGCGCCACCCAGTCTTGCGTTTGCCAGGCGTGCATCGTCGACTGTACGCCCTGCGCCACCACGCTAATACCGAAAATACCCAGCCCTGCGGTTACCATCCGTCGCCACAGACTGCGTTTCGGGTGCAGCGCCGCTTCGACTACGGCTTCGGCCTGACCTTCGTCCTCCAGCGGATCGTCAATCACCGTCGGGGCAAAGTTCTCGGCCTGATTCTGTTCAAAGGTTTGAGCCCCACGCAGGTGCTCCGTTTTGTCCGCTTCCAGCGGCCCGGCGAAATCGATACGCGGTTTTAACGGTTCGCTCATCGCAATTTATCTCCAATTAAAAACTCCAGGGCTGCATCAAGGCGAATGTGCGGCAGCGGTTTATCGACGTCCATCGTCTGCGGGCGAAACGCCTCGAACTGGAAGCCCTGCTGTTCCCAGAACGCCTGTCCCGGCAAACGGGCAGGCACTTCGCCGGGATACACCGTCAACGGTTCGCCATCGCTCAGGCGGTTGCCGCGCAGCGCGGGAATTTTCTCGCCATTGACGTCAATCAGCCCGCTTTGCGTGGCCTGCACCGAAGCCAGCCCCAGACAGTCCATGCTGATGCCTTCAAAGGCCGCATTCTGCCACGCATCCTGAATCAGCTGCTGCAACAGGGAAACCATGTTCGCATGCTGATCGACGGTAACGTGATCGGCTTTGGTGGCGGCAAACAGCAGTTTGTCGATGACAGGGGAAAACAGACGACGAAACAGCGTGCGCTGCCCGTAATGGAAGCTTTGCATTAATTGCGTCAGCGCCAGACGCATGTCGTTGAACGCCTGCGGCCCGCTGTTCAGCGGCTGCAAACAATCGACCAGCACTATCTGGCGGTCAAAACGCAGGAAGTGATTTTTATAGAAGTCTTTAACCACGTGTTCGCAGTAATAGTCAAAACGCGCCCGCAGCATCCCGGCGTTGGTGTGTTTGTCGGCCTGCGCCAGTTTGGCCTCGCCTGTGGCATCCACATCCGGCCACGGGAAGAACTGTAAGGCCGGTGCGCCTGCCATTTCGCCCGGCAGTACAAAGCGCCCGGGCTGAATGAAGTGCAAACCTTCCTGTTTGCAGGCGTGCAGATAGTCGGTCCACGCCTGGCTGAGTTCTGCCAGACGGTTTTCGTCTGCCGGTGCCAGCGGGTCTAGCCCTTCGCAAAGCTGACGCCAGCGTGTAGACCACTCTGCTCGCTGCCCGGTCAGCAGGCCGGTCATCTGTCGCGACCAGCTCAGGTAGTCCTGTGCCAGCATCGGTAAATCCAGCAGCCATTCGCCCGGATAATCGACGATTTCCAGGTACAGCGTGGAGGTGTCTTTGAAGTGGCGAAGCAAGGAATCGTTAGAACGAAAACGCAGGGCCAGGCGAATCTCGCTCACGCCACGCGTCGGCGTTGGCCACGTCGGCGGCGTGCCGTATAGCTGCGCCAGGCCTTCGTCGTAGGTAAAACGCGGGATCCCGTAGTCACGCTGCGGCACACGCTTCACGCCGAGCAACCGCTCCTCACGTACCGCACTCAGCAGCGGTAAACGCGCGCCTGCGTGCAGATTCAGCAGTTGATTCACCATAGCGGTGATAAACGCGGTTTTGCCGCTACGGCTAAGCCCGGTCACCGCCAGGCGCAGATGTCGGTCCACACCGCGATTGAGCAGCGCATTAAATTCGGTTTTGAGTCGCTTCATCGCCATCCCGTTTTGTCCGATTCTTGCTTATCCTTCAGGATACATGACATAAGGTCCCTGAAGAGAATTATCAACCGCACTTCGCTGTATTTCAGGCTTTTTCTCCAGTAAGATGCATCTGATTGACTCTACGATGGAGCTCGACAGGTGTATGTCACCGACCATATATGATATTGCCAGGGTTGCTGGCGTCTCAAAATCTACCGTCTCGCGAGTACTGAATAATCAAACCAATATTTCGCCAGAGGCGCTGGAAAAAGTGCAGAAAGCGATTAAGGATCTTAATTATCAGCCAAATAAGCTTGCCCGGGCGCTAACGTCTTCTGGGTTTGACGCTATTATGGTCATTTCTACTCGCTCAACGAAAACGACGGCAGGCAATCCTTTCTTTGCTGAAGTGCTTCACGCCATTACTTCCCGGGCGGAGGAAGAAGGCTTTGATGTGATATTACAAACGTCACGCAGCACTGAAGATGACCTGCTTAAATGCGAAAGCAAAATTCGGCAAAAGATGATCAAAGGGATCATTATGCTGAGCTCCCCGGCCGATGAATCCTTTTTCTCGCGCGTCGATGCGTATCAAATTCCGGTGGTGGTGATTGGGAAAGTTGAAGGGGATTATCAGCACGTCTATTCCGTCGACACCGATAATTATCAGGACAGCATTGCACTGACCCATGCGCTTATTTCTCGTGGGCATAAAAATATCGCCTGCCTGCATGCCCCGCTGGATTATCACGTTTCCGTTGACCGCCTGGCGGGATATAAAGTGTGCCTCAGCCAGCACCATATTCCGCTGCGTGAAGAATGGGTCATTGATAGCGGTTATACCCATGAAACCGCGCTGGTCGCGGCGAAGTCGTTGCTGGCGATGGAACCGCGTCCGGATGCCGTTTTCGCCACCGACAGCATGAAGCTGTTAAGCCTGTACCGGGCCGCATTTGAAGCAGGCATTCAAATACCGCAACAGCTTGCCGTGGTTGGCTACAGTAACGAAACGCTGTCGTTCATTTTGTCTCCCGCGCCGGGCGGTATTGATGTGCCTACCTACGAACTGGGTCTAAAGAGCTGCGATCAGCTTTTCAAATGCCTCGCCGGTAAACCGGGTCCACGACGGGTTATCGTTTCTACCCATATTTCGCTGACCGACTCGCTGGCATAAAGCCGGAGGTTTGCCCTCCGGCCACATGGCGTTAAAACGCGTAGTTGATGCCGACACCCGCATAATGGAAGCGATCGTCGTCGCCCTCATCGTGGTGTTCCCACTCGTAGGCATATTCAAGAGAAACCGAAACACCGTTATCGAAGTCGTGGGCGAATTGTAATCCAAGACGGTTGAAGTCATGGCCTTCGCGAGTCGGATCGTCCTGCCAGTCCCAGTTTGTCCAGCGGTCAAGACCGAGACGGGTATACGGCGTCAGTGTGGTGGAACCAAAAGAGATGGG
This DNA window, taken from Scandinavium goeteborgense, encodes the following:
- a CDS encoding YcjF family protein, whose translation is MSEPLKPRIDFAGPLEADKTEHLRGAQTFEQNQAENFAPTVIDDPLEDEGQAEAVVEAALHPKRSLWRRMVTAGLGIFGISVVAQGVQSTMHAWQTQDWVALGGYAAGALIIGAGVGSVATEWRRLWRLRQRAEERDEARDLLHSHGTGKGRAFCEQLAAQAGIDKSHPALQRWYAAIHETQNDREVVTLYAHLVQPVLDAQARREISRSAAESTLMIAVSPLALVDMAFIAWRNLRLINRIAMLYGIELGYYSRLRLFRLVMLNIAFAGASELVREVGMDWMSQDLAARLSARAAQGIGAGLLTARLGIKAMEVCRPLPWIDNDKPKLGDFRRELIGQLKETINKKPA
- a CDS encoding YcjX family protein, producing MKRLKTEFNALLNRGVDRHLRLAVTGLSRSGKTAFITAMVNQLLNLHAGARLPLLSAVREERLLGVKRVPQRDYGIPRFTYDEGLAQLYGTPPTWPTPTRGVSEIRLALRFRSNDSLLRHFKDTSTLYLEIVDYPGEWLLDLPMLAQDYLSWSRQMTGLLTGQRAEWSTRWRQLCEGLDPLAPADENRLAELSQAWTDYLHACKQEGLHFIQPGRFVLPGEMAGAPALQFFPWPDVDATGEAKLAQADKHTNAGMLRARFDYYCEHVVKDFYKNHFLRFDRQIVLVDCLQPLNSGPQAFNDMRLALTQLMQSFHYGQRTLFRRLFSPVIDKLLFAATKADHVTVDQHANMVSLLQQLIQDAWQNAAFEGISMDCLGLASVQATQSGLIDVNGEKIPALRGNRLSDGEPLTVYPGEVPARLPGQAFWEQQGFQFEAFRPQTMDVDKPLPHIRLDAALEFLIGDKLR
- a CDS encoding LacI family DNA-binding transcriptional regulator — encoded protein: MSPTIYDIARVAGVSKSTVSRVLNNQTNISPEALEKVQKAIKDLNYQPNKLARALTSSGFDAIMVISTRSTKTTAGNPFFAEVLHAITSRAEEEGFDVILQTSRSTEDDLLKCESKIRQKMIKGIIMLSSPADESFFSRVDAYQIPVVVIGKVEGDYQHVYSVDTDNYQDSIALTHALISRGHKNIACLHAPLDYHVSVDRLAGYKVCLSQHHIPLREEWVIDSGYTHETALVAAKSLLAMEPRPDAVFATDSMKLLSLYRAAFEAGIQIPQQLAVVGYSNETLSFILSPAPGGIDVPTYELGLKSCDQLFKCLAGKPGPRRVIVSTHISLTDSLA